A portion of the Oncorhynchus gorbuscha isolate QuinsamMale2020 ecotype Even-year linkage group LG19, OgorEven_v1.0, whole genome shotgun sequence genome contains these proteins:
- the LOC124004871 gene encoding glial fibrillary acidic protein-like produces the protein MSRSPERISSYRRHFEDSSSSSSYQVRVSSPSPTRRVNRHQSANYSPSAGASRMQAQTMGRRTVSTSRNARMAGGNVGTLACVGYGNGAPVDLDASAAENKVFLSTRSGERQEMVVLNDRLAIYIEKVRSLEQQNKLLEMEIDGIQNRFVKPSGLRKLYEDQLRDLKRIADQMRMQRDQALAGKEAMAGQLEITKVKYEEAVELRRRAEMEIEAFRPDVDRATSQRIALEKQLEQLEVEIEFLQRVHKAEIEELLKMIYAAHSSAQSAYDLPDISGALKQIQAQYDEIAAKNLQEMDSWYKSKFEDLNNKTTKHVDIVRSVREEVAGAKKDILNKERGLEALKTKNEALEAQIREAQEKYKKELEDLQARIEALKEELKSTKSKIALHLREYQDLLNMKMALEIEITTYRKLIEGEDLRLTTMVGTMSIMSSSSSSMSAGMSVGTAGGIGPGGSGGGMGGGMGGAGSLGGMGAGGMGAGGMGAGGRGGAGSIGGGMGAGGIGAKGVGAGGVGAGGLGAGGMGGGMDGGGIGAVANGAKGMGAGAMGPGGNGGGMGKGAGDYGYGASMEYSHEEQAVEMTERRTVLIRTVKSEDETLESDTKEQTYIISGAADDSDEE, from the exons ATGAGTCGCAGCCCTGAGAGGATTTCGTCCTACCGACGCCACTTTGAGGACAGCAGCAGCTCATCCTCCTACCAGGTTAGGGTGTCCAGCCCATCCCCGACCCGGAGAGTTAACCGCCACCAGTCAGCCAACTACTCACCCAGTGCCGGAGCCAGCAGAATGCAGGCCCAGACCATGGGCAGAAGGACCGTCTCCACCTCACGTAACGCCCGCATGGCTGG CGGGAATGTGGGAACATTGGCATGTGTGGGCTATGGCAACGGGGCCCCGGTGGACCTGGACGCATCTGCTGCCGAGAACAAAGTATTCCTCAGCACGCGCAGTGGTGAGCGGCAGGAGATGGTCGTATTGAACGACAGACTTGCTATTTACATTGAGAAG GTTCGGTCCCTGGAGCAGCAGAACAAGTTGTTGGAGATGGAGATTGACGGCATCCAGAACCGGTTCGTGAAGCCGTCGGGCCTGCGCAAACTCTATGAGGATCAGCTGAGAGATCTGAAGAGGATTGCAGATCAGATGAGAATGCAGCGG GACCAAGCCTTAGCTGGCAAAGAGGCCATGGCAGGTCAACTGGAGATAACCAAAGTCAAATACGAGGAAGCAGTTGAGCTGAGGAGGCGGGCCGAGATGGAGATCGAAGCATTCCGTCCG GATGTGGACAGAGCCACCTCTCAGCGCATCGCCCTGGAGAAACAGCTCGAGCAGTTGGAGGTGGAGATTGAATTCCTTCAGAGGGTGCACAAAGCG GAAATTGAAGAACTACTGAAAATGATATATGCTGCCCACTCCTCAGCCCAGAGCGCTTATGACCTCCCCGACATCTCAGGCGCTCTCAAACAAATCCAAGCTCAGTATGACGAAATTGCGGCAAAAAATTTACAG GAAATGGATTCCTGGTATAAAAGTAAATTTGAAGACCTGAACAACAAGACGACGAAACATGTGGATATAGTTCGAAGTGTCAGGGAAGAAGTTGCTGGCGCCAAGAAGGAT ATCCTAAACAAAGAGCGCGGCCTGGAAGCTTTGAAGACCAAGAATGAGGCTCTGGAGGCACAAATTCGTGAAGCACAGGAAAAGTACAAGAAAGAGCTGGAGGACCTTCAG GCAAGAATTGAGGCCCTGAAGGAGGAGCTGAAATCCACCAAGTCTAAAATCGCTCTGCACCTGCGTGAATACCAGGACCTTCTGAACATGAAAATGGCTCTGGAGATTGAGATCACAACTTACAG GAAGCTGATTGAGGGTGAGGACTTGCGCCTCACAACCATGGTTGGGACCATGTCCATAATGAGTAGCAGCTCAAGCTCCATGAGTGCTGGGATGAGTGTGGGCACGGCTGGAGGCATTGGACCTGGAGGCAGTGGTGGAGGAATGGGTGGAGGAATGGGTGGAGCTGGAAGCTTAGGTGGAATGGGTGCTGGAGGGATGGGAGCTGGAGGCATGGGTGCAGGAGGCAGGGGTGGAGCTGGAAGCATTGGTGGAGGAATGGGAGCTGGAGGAATTGGAGCCAAAGGCGTGGGTGCTGGAGGCGTGGGTGCTGGAGGCCTAGGAGCTGGAGGAATGGGTGGAGGTATGGATGGTGGAGGAATTGGTGCTGTAGCCAATGGTGCTAAAGGCATGGGTGCTGGAGCCATGGGTCCTGGAGGCAATGGTGGAGGCATGGGAAAAGGTGCAGGTGATTATGGGTACGGCGCCTCCATGGAGTACTCCCACGAGGAGCAGGCAGTGGAGATGACGGAGAGGAGGACGGTGCTCATCAG AACAGTTAAATCGGAGGATGAAACACTGGAAAGCGACACAAAGGAGCAAACCTACATAATCTCTGGCGCTGCCGACGACTCGGACGAGGAATAG